Proteins co-encoded in one Arthrobacter globiformis genomic window:
- a CDS encoding MSMEG_4193 family putative phosphomutase, whose translation MAVTAATPPAPSAPPSKPESTLLLLVRHGETPTTGMVLPGRAPGLHLSDRGRAQAERVAERLAGLPVDAVYSSPLERTCETAEPTATSTGLEVREEAGLIECDFGEWTGVALSELAGLPEWQTVQRNPAAFRFPNGESFTQMQARIVGALEVLGTVHAGGVVVCFSHADPIKAAVAHALGTHLDLFQRIVISPGSVSAISYSDGQDPSVLMVNSTSEPLSGLRA comes from the coding sequence ATTGCTGTGACTGCAGCAACGCCGCCGGCGCCGTCCGCACCGCCGTCGAAACCGGAGAGCACGCTCCTCCTTCTGGTGCGCCACGGGGAGACGCCCACCACGGGCATGGTGCTGCCGGGACGGGCACCGGGACTGCACCTGTCCGACCGTGGCCGGGCCCAGGCCGAGCGGGTGGCGGAACGGCTGGCGGGCCTGCCGGTCGACGCTGTCTACTCTTCCCCGCTGGAGCGAACGTGCGAGACGGCGGAGCCCACGGCAACGAGCACAGGACTTGAGGTGCGGGAGGAGGCCGGCCTGATCGAATGCGACTTCGGTGAGTGGACCGGCGTCGCACTCTCCGAACTGGCCGGCCTGCCGGAATGGCAGACCGTGCAGCGCAACCCGGCGGCCTTCCGCTTTCCCAACGGCGAGAGCTTCACGCAGATGCAGGCGCGGATCGTCGGAGCGCTCGAGGTGCTAGGCACGGTGCACGCCGGGGGCGTCGTCGTCTGCTTTTCCCATGCCGACCCGATCAAGGCGGCCGTCGCCCACGCCCTGGGCACGCACCTGGACCTCTTCCAGAGGATCGTCATCAGCCCGGGGTCGGTCTCGGCCATCTCCTATTCGGACGGTCAGGATCCCTCCGTGCTCATGGTGAATTCGACGTCGGAACCGCTGAGCGGGCTGCGGGCGTGA
- a CDS encoding sigma 54-interacting transcriptional regulator, with translation MSDRPDIFTVGELRAAGHVHKDLRHEIRDNLIAALAARRDPWPGLFGFSRTVLPQLERALIAGHDVVLLGERGQGKTRLLRTLAGLLDEWSPVIEESELNEHPYEPITEQSRARALTEGDRMRVAWRHRSERYVEKLATPDTSVADLIGDVDPMRVAEGRRLGDPETIHYGLVPRSNRGIIAINELPDLAERIQVSMLNVMEERDIQIRGYVLRLPLDVLVVASANPEDYTNRGRIITPLKDRFGAEIRTHYPIELDDEVSVIRQEGKLVADVPPVILEILARYTRALRQSPAINQTSGVSARFAIAGAETVAAAALRRASVRGEDPAVARIIDLETAVEVLTGKIEFESGEEGREQGVLDHLLRTATAEAVRAHFQGLDMGPLVAALDGHTTVTTGDQVTAREFLENLPSLNGSSLYDKIGERLGAKNDGQRAAAVELALEGLYLARRISKESDDEETVYG, from the coding sequence GTGAGTGATCGTCCCGATATCTTCACCGTTGGCGAACTGCGTGCAGCCGGCCATGTCCACAAGGACCTGCGCCACGAGATCCGCGACAACCTGATCGCGGCGCTCGCCGCCCGGCGCGATCCGTGGCCCGGGTTGTTCGGATTCAGCCGGACCGTCCTGCCGCAGCTTGAGCGTGCCCTGATCGCCGGCCACGACGTCGTCCTGCTCGGCGAACGCGGGCAGGGCAAGACCCGGCTGCTCCGCACCTTGGCCGGGCTGCTGGACGAGTGGTCGCCGGTGATCGAGGAGTCGGAACTCAACGAGCACCCGTACGAACCGATCACCGAGCAGTCCCGTGCCCGTGCCCTCACCGAGGGGGACCGGATGCGGGTGGCATGGCGCCACCGCTCGGAACGGTACGTCGAAAAGCTTGCGACGCCGGACACCTCCGTCGCCGACCTCATCGGGGACGTCGACCCGATGCGCGTGGCCGAAGGCCGCCGGCTCGGGGACCCCGAAACCATCCATTACGGCCTCGTCCCGCGCTCAAACCGCGGCATCATCGCCATCAACGAGCTGCCGGACCTCGCCGAGCGGATCCAAGTGTCGATGCTCAACGTGATGGAGGAACGCGACATCCAGATCCGCGGCTACGTGCTGCGGCTGCCGCTCGACGTGCTCGTCGTCGCGTCCGCCAACCCGGAGGACTACACCAACCGCGGCCGGATCATCACGCCCCTGAAGGACCGCTTCGGCGCCGAGATCCGCACCCACTACCCGATCGAGCTGGATGACGAGGTCTCCGTCATCCGGCAGGAGGGGAAGCTGGTGGCCGACGTCCCGCCAGTCATCCTCGAGATCCTGGCCCGCTACACCCGGGCCCTGCGGCAGTCGCCGGCCATCAACCAGACCTCCGGGGTGTCCGCACGGTTCGCCATCGCCGGTGCCGAAACCGTCGCCGCGGCTGCCCTGCGCCGGGCCAGCGTGCGCGGGGAGGACCCGGCCGTGGCCCGCATCATCGACCTGGAGACCGCGGTGGAGGTCCTCACGGGAAAGATCGAGTTTGAGTCGGGTGAGGAAGGGCGCGAGCAGGGGGTCCTGGACCACCTGCTGCGCACGGCCACAGCAGAAGCCGTCCGGGCACACTTCCAGGGCCTCGACATGGGCCCGCTCGTGGCCGCCCTCGACGGCCACACCACCGTGACCACCGGGGACCAGGTCACGGCGCGGGAGTTCCTCGAGAACCTTCCGTCCCTCAACGGATCAAGCCTCTACGACAAAATCGGTGAGCGCCTGGGCGCGAAAAACGACGGTCAGCGCGCCGCCGCCGTCGAACTTGCGCTGGAGGGCCTCTACCTCGCCCGGCGGATCTCCAAGGAGTCCGACGACGAGGAAACGGTGTACGGCTAG
- a CDS encoding YncE family protein, with protein sequence MKYSWATFTAVLGTILCLGAAAAGAAPDEGTIDVYGTPVRVAIAADGTAYLGNYGQGGGIFVVPSGATTPSRTISTGGHVTTGLALGPDGTLYVATAEGDQSALGVIPAGAANVERTIPISPGLHALAAGPDGTVYVANPAGNTVSVIAPNGTAVDRTIAVGAGPAEIAVTTKDGTAFVTNQTAGSVSVIPAGADAVSKTIELVSDTGTSEQPHGIAAGPDGTVYVANIASNDIAVIKPGADAVADRIYVEGGPQDVAVARDGSVYVTSLLTQKLSVIRPHAKEAGGSIPTDAGPGHLAVAPDGSVIVISPGTSPGDGAVVRYSAAALVAASQGSTPAASGAPTAAAPAETAPEAAAQPSGGSWNALPAVAGGVAAVVVGVAVWILVNGRRRKAGLAAGTSRAD encoded by the coding sequence ATGAAGTACAGCTGGGCCACGTTCACTGCCGTTCTCGGAACCATCCTGTGCCTGGGGGCGGCAGCGGCTGGCGCGGCACCTGACGAAGGAACAATCGACGTCTACGGCACACCCGTGCGGGTGGCCATTGCGGCAGACGGCACGGCCTACCTCGGCAATTACGGCCAGGGCGGCGGCATCTTTGTGGTTCCTTCCGGGGCCACCACACCGTCCCGAACCATCAGCACCGGAGGCCACGTCACCACCGGGCTCGCGCTCGGCCCGGACGGCACCCTCTACGTGGCGACGGCGGAGGGGGACCAGAGCGCCCTCGGCGTCATTCCGGCCGGGGCGGCGAACGTGGAACGGACCATTCCCATTTCCCCCGGGCTGCACGCGCTCGCCGCCGGACCGGACGGAACGGTGTACGTCGCCAACCCCGCGGGAAACACCGTCTCCGTCATTGCGCCGAACGGGACAGCGGTGGATCGGACCATCGCAGTCGGGGCGGGACCGGCGGAAATCGCGGTGACCACCAAGGACGGAACGGCGTTCGTGACCAACCAGACCGCCGGCTCGGTCTCCGTGATCCCGGCAGGGGCGGATGCCGTCTCGAAGACCATCGAGCTGGTCTCGGACACCGGAACATCGGAGCAGCCGCACGGGATCGCTGCCGGACCAGACGGAACCGTCTACGTAGCCAACATCGCGTCAAATGACATCGCCGTCATCAAACCCGGCGCCGACGCCGTGGCTGACCGGATCTACGTCGAGGGCGGGCCCCAGGATGTGGCCGTTGCACGGGACGGCTCAGTGTACGTGACGAGCCTGCTGACCCAGAAGCTGTCCGTGATCCGTCCGCACGCGAAGGAAGCGGGAGGCTCCATCCCCACCGACGCCGGCCCCGGTCACCTGGCGGTGGCCCCTGACGGTTCGGTCATCGTGATCAGCCCGGGTACGTCGCCGGGCGACGGCGCGGTGGTCCGGTACTCCGCGGCGGCCCTGGTAGCGGCGTCGCAAGGCTCGACGCCGGCTGCGTCCGGGGCGCCGACGGCGGCTGCACCGGCCGAAACCGCTCCGGAAGCGGCGGCACAACCATCCGGCGGTTCCTGGAACGCCCTGCCAGCCGTGGCTGGCGGGGTCGCGGCAGTCGTCGTCGGCGTCGCTGTTTGGATTCTGGTGAATGGCCGACGCCGGAAGGCGGGGCTGGCCGCCGGCACCAGCCGGGCGGACTAG
- a CDS encoding LacI family DNA-binding transcriptional regulator — MRATVKDVARRAGVSPKTVSNVMNGVVPVSGATRLKVEQAILELDYVPNLSARGLRNGRSGVIALALPDLATPYSAEIAHHVVEVAHEQGWSVQIEETGSDPRREYELMSRARSNLIDGLILNPVVLDESAVKVGVSLPPVVLLGEVSQQLADRVWVDSVAAARDMTLVLARAGRRRIAVLGTAEGRHSAAAVLRTRGYQAALGELGIDPDGSLLIPCEKWTPQTAAGALASYLDSHPLPDALFCFTDSMAIGALSVLWKRGIKVPDDVAVAGFDDIADGQYAVPSLTTVSFDKRRVASEALRLLTERMADRSGEQRVVTVDYSIVERESTRS, encoded by the coding sequence GTGCGCGCAACAGTCAAAGACGTCGCGCGCCGTGCCGGGGTTTCACCCAAGACTGTCTCGAATGTGATGAACGGCGTGGTGCCGGTCAGCGGAGCCACCAGGCTTAAGGTGGAGCAGGCCATCCTCGAACTCGACTATGTGCCCAACCTCTCCGCCCGCGGCCTGCGCAACGGCAGGTCGGGCGTCATCGCCCTTGCCCTGCCGGACCTGGCCACGCCGTACTCCGCAGAGATCGCGCACCACGTGGTGGAGGTCGCCCACGAACAGGGGTGGAGCGTCCAGATCGAGGAAACAGGGTCCGATCCCCGCCGCGAATACGAACTGATGTCCCGGGCGCGGTCCAACCTCATTGACGGCCTGATCCTCAACCCCGTAGTGCTGGACGAGAGCGCCGTCAAGGTGGGCGTCTCCCTGCCCCCGGTGGTCCTGCTGGGCGAGGTGTCACAGCAGCTCGCCGACCGAGTTTGGGTGGACAGTGTTGCCGCCGCCCGGGACATGACCCTCGTGCTGGCCCGGGCGGGCCGGCGCCGCATCGCCGTGCTGGGGACTGCCGAAGGACGGCACTCGGCAGCGGCAGTTCTGCGCACCCGCGGCTACCAGGCCGCGCTTGGGGAACTCGGCATTGACCCGGACGGCTCGCTGTTGATCCCCTGCGAGAAGTGGACGCCCCAGACTGCTGCGGGTGCGCTCGCCTCCTATCTGGATTCGCACCCGCTCCCGGACGCTCTGTTCTGCTTCACCGACTCCATGGCCATTGGCGCGCTCAGCGTGCTGTGGAAGCGGGGAATCAAGGTCCCGGACGACGTGGCCGTGGCTGGCTTTGACGACATCGCCGATGGCCAATATGCCGTTCCGTCGCTCACCACCGTCTCCTTCGACAAGCGCCGCGTGGCCAGCGAGGCCCTCCGCCTCCTCACCGAGCGGATGGCCGACAGGTCCGGAGAGCAGCGGGTGGTCACCGTCGACTACAGCATCGTGGAGCGGGAGAGTACCCGCAGCTAA
- a CDS encoding aminoglycoside phosphotransferase family protein: MAQMPPATIEVSDAVVHALIRDQRPDLAARSLVRVANGWDNATFRLGSDLAVRLPRRAEAVPLILHEQQHLPGIASRSPVPVPVPVHAGQPASDFPWPWSIVRWIPGAPAVDARPADRGPAAEGLAAFLASIHVPADAGVPVNPVRGVPLVDRDAAVRERLGDRERYPQTAKLGALWVEACAADVWAGPAMMLHGDLHPANILLGADGSLAGVIDFGDVGAGDPAVDLAVGWLMFDAGARQRFIGAFGASVDGDTWTRARGWALVLSTAMLSNSDDNPRMFSVGEFGIRQVLAG; the protein is encoded by the coding sequence ATGGCACAGATGCCGCCGGCCACCATTGAGGTGAGTGACGCCGTCGTCCATGCCCTCATCCGGGACCAGCGCCCGGACCTTGCCGCCCGCTCCCTGGTGCGGGTGGCCAATGGCTGGGACAACGCGACCTTCCGGCTCGGTAGCGATCTGGCGGTCCGACTGCCGCGCCGGGCCGAAGCCGTGCCGCTGATCCTGCATGAGCAGCAGCATCTTCCCGGTATCGCCAGCCGGTCCCCGGTTCCGGTGCCCGTCCCCGTCCATGCCGGGCAGCCGGCGTCGGACTTTCCCTGGCCCTGGAGCATCGTGCGGTGGATTCCCGGCGCACCGGCGGTCGACGCGCGGCCCGCGGACCGCGGGCCGGCCGCTGAAGGCCTCGCTGCCTTTCTAGCTTCCATCCATGTGCCCGCGGATGCAGGAGTCCCGGTGAATCCCGTCCGCGGGGTGCCGCTGGTTGACCGCGACGCGGCGGTTCGGGAAAGGCTCGGGGACCGGGAGCGCTACCCACAGACGGCGAAGTTGGGAGCGCTGTGGGTAGAGGCCTGTGCCGCTGACGTATGGGCTGGTCCGGCGATGATGCTCCACGGGGACCTGCATCCAGCCAACATTCTTTTGGGGGCCGACGGGTCCCTCGCCGGCGTGATCGACTTCGGCGATGTGGGGGCCGGGGATCCCGCCGTTGATCTTGCGGTGGGATGGTTAATGTTCGACGCCGGCGCCCGCCAGCGCTTCATCGGCGCCTTTGGCGCCTCAGTGGACGGGGACACCTGGACGCGAGCCCGTGGCTGGGCACTCGTCCTGTCCACCGCAATGCTGAGCAACTCCGACGACAATCCGCGGATGTTCTCCGTGGGGGAGTTCGGGATCAGGCAGGTCCTGGCGGGCTGA
- a CDS encoding ABC transporter substrate-binding protein: protein MKQFDFFAGKQLPGKQVSRRQLLAGTAALGSVLAAAGLTGCGGTASAAAVRDIAFWHLLSGGDGIKMQAMISAANGANPGFKVHPTVLAWGPPYYTKLAMASAGGRPPELAIMHASRVPGYAPGGLIDPWDMSLLAEHGVTAESFAPRIWDKSQQNGQVFSIALDSHPFVMFYNTDVAGKAGVLAANGQLQEVTSPQDFLAVAREMQKVTQAHGLSFGYLGSGSQMWRLFYTLYKQHGADMALTPGQPMKADRDAAVESLEFMASLFDDTVAAKSGDIGTGIAEFARGGSGMLFSGVWELPTFKKAGLPVDAATIPTLYGTPASYADSHSFVLPRQLNVDEEKRRDVYKFVSDILKGSLSWAEAGHIPAYQPIVQSQAYKELTPQIHYANAADIIAYDPEAWFSGSGSDWQTYFAENVQNVLLGRDKAADGWDAFVRRTNTLLSRPNPV from the coding sequence GTGAAGCAGTTTGATTTTTTCGCCGGGAAACAGTTGCCCGGCAAACAGGTGTCCCGGCGGCAGTTGCTGGCGGGAACCGCGGCTCTGGGCAGTGTGTTGGCCGCGGCCGGACTCACGGGCTGCGGCGGAACCGCCTCGGCGGCGGCCGTCCGGGACATTGCGTTCTGGCATCTGCTGTCCGGCGGCGACGGCATCAAGATGCAGGCCATGATCAGCGCGGCGAACGGGGCCAATCCCGGCTTCAAGGTTCATCCGACGGTCCTCGCGTGGGGTCCGCCGTACTACACCAAGCTGGCTATGGCGTCAGCCGGCGGCCGCCCCCCGGAGCTTGCCATCATGCACGCCAGCCGTGTCCCCGGCTATGCGCCGGGCGGACTCATCGACCCATGGGACATGTCCTTGCTGGCTGAACACGGTGTGACGGCCGAGAGCTTCGCACCGAGGATCTGGGACAAGAGCCAACAGAACGGCCAGGTTTTTTCCATTGCCCTGGACTCCCATCCCTTCGTGATGTTCTACAACACCGACGTCGCTGGCAAGGCAGGGGTACTCGCCGCCAACGGGCAGTTGCAGGAGGTGACTTCTCCGCAGGACTTCCTTGCGGTGGCCCGCGAGATGCAGAAGGTGACGCAGGCGCACGGCCTGTCCTTCGGCTACCTCGGCAGCGGATCCCAGATGTGGCGCCTGTTCTACACGCTCTACAAGCAGCATGGGGCGGACATGGCACTCACTCCGGGCCAGCCGATGAAGGCCGACCGGGATGCCGCCGTCGAGTCCCTGGAGTTCATGGCCTCGCTGTTCGATGACACCGTCGCCGCCAAGAGCGGGGACATTGGGACGGGTATCGCCGAATTTGCCCGCGGCGGTTCGGGGATGCTGTTCAGCGGCGTCTGGGAACTTCCCACCTTCAAGAAGGCAGGCCTGCCCGTCGATGCCGCCACCATCCCCACGCTCTACGGGACGCCGGCGTCCTACGCGGACTCGCATTCCTTCGTCCTGCCCCGGCAGCTGAACGTCGACGAGGAGAAGCGGCGCGACGTGTACAAGTTCGTTAGCGACATCCTCAAGGGGTCGCTGTCCTGGGCCGAGGCCGGCCACATTCCGGCTTACCAGCCGATTGTGCAGTCGCAGGCTTACAAGGAACTCACGCCCCAGATCCACTACGCCAACGCCGCGGACATCATCGCCTACGATCCCGAGGCCTGGTTCAGCGGCTCGGGCTCGGACTGGCAGACCTACTTTGCGGAAAACGTGCAGAACGTACTCCTCGGCCGCGACAAGGCAGCCGATGGCTGGGACGCCTTTGTGCGGCGCACCAACACCCTTCTTTCCCGGCCCAACCCGGTCTGA
- a CDS encoding VOC family protein: MKPTEKKPTSCQDGPIDRRRGSPATAISDADFSSAEGVAEWRVLFWGAKTLYETGSFGTGARLVAAIAEAAEELGHAPLVDLRPDTVTVQVITPGVGLSDRDLELARSISRIAARLGLKPDPSAVQHVQLAFDAADRPAVMEFWRAALGYIAVGDEDLIEPNLIGPPAWFQDKEFVPPRNRIHMVVSVPHDQAQARIDAVLAAGGRVLGDRYAPAWVSLIDPEGNVVDICTWQGRD, encoded by the coding sequence GTGAAGCCAACCGAAAAGAAGCCTACTAGCTGCCAGGACGGCCCCATTGACCGCCGGCGCGGGAGTCCGGCAACAGCGATTTCCGATGCAGACTTCTCATCCGCCGAGGGCGTCGCGGAGTGGCGCGTGCTCTTCTGGGGCGCGAAAACCCTCTACGAGACCGGGAGCTTCGGCACCGGCGCCAGGCTTGTTGCCGCGATCGCGGAGGCCGCAGAGGAGCTCGGCCACGCCCCGCTGGTGGATCTCAGGCCGGACACCGTCACCGTCCAGGTCATCACTCCGGGTGTGGGTCTGAGCGACCGCGACCTCGAGCTTGCCCGCAGCATCTCACGCATTGCCGCCCGGCTGGGGCTGAAGCCGGATCCTTCGGCGGTGCAGCACGTCCAGCTGGCGTTCGACGCCGCGGATCGGCCGGCCGTGATGGAGTTCTGGCGGGCGGCGCTGGGCTACATCGCCGTCGGGGACGAGGACCTGATCGAACCGAACCTTATCGGCCCACCGGCGTGGTTCCAGGACAAGGAGTTCGTTCCGCCGCGCAACCGCATCCACATGGTCGTCTCGGTCCCGCACGACCAGGCGCAGGCGCGCATCGACGCGGTCCTGGCCGCCGGCGGACGGGTCCTTGGTGACCGCTATGCACCTGCGTGGGTCTCCCTCATCGATCCTGAGGGCAATGTGGTTGACATCTGCACCTGGCAGGGACGCGACTGA
- a CDS encoding VOC family protein yields MEMRLEVVQVPVADVDAAKSFYVEKLGFVLDHDVEHIPGMRVVQLTPPGSAASIVIGTGMTSMPPGSLEGLQLVVPDIDAVRAELQERGAGISEIQDMGGVLFAFLSDPDGNRWVIQGATPREVKNAHLDPVVS; encoded by the coding sequence ATGGAGATGCGCCTTGAAGTTGTGCAAGTGCCGGTGGCCGACGTGGACGCCGCCAAGTCGTTCTACGTGGAGAAGCTGGGCTTCGTCCTGGACCACGACGTGGAGCACATCCCCGGCATGAGGGTGGTGCAGCTGACGCCGCCCGGTTCTGCTGCTTCGATCGTCATCGGCACGGGCATGACCAGCATGCCACCGGGGAGCCTGGAGGGTCTGCAGCTCGTGGTGCCCGACATTGACGCCGTCCGCGCGGAGTTGCAGGAGCGTGGAGCCGGCATCAGCGAGATCCAGGACATGGGCGGCGTGCTGTTCGCCTTCCTCAGCGACCCGGACGGCAACCGCTGGGTCATCCAGGGCGCAACGCCCCGGGAGGTTAAGAACGCGCACCTGGACCCCGTCGTTTCATAA
- a CDS encoding vWA domain-containing protein: MTLHNRSRYGRYAGGPDPLAPPLDLAEALDAIAEDVMAGYSPRHALQEFLRRGGRDREGLDNLARRVQQRRSELLGRHRLDGTLNEVKKLLDAAVLEERKQLARDAMMDNTERAFREMQLQNLPQSTAAAVNELASYDWQSSSAREAYDRIKDLLGREVLDQRFAGMKQALENATDEDREAVSEMLRDLNELLGKHRRGEDTDADFREFMAKHGGFFPENPQSVEELVDALAKRAAAAQRLLQSMSAEQREELMRLSAQAFGSAELMAQLNQLDDSLRALRPGEDWNGSERFGGQEGLGLGDGTGVLQDIAELDELSEQLSQHYNGSTLDDLDLDALARQLGQNAAVTARTLAEIERAMQDGGYLRRGADGDLRLSPQAMRRLGKSLLRDTAKQLSGRQGGRDTRVAGAAGEQTGSSRQWEFGDAEPWDVTRTMTNAIRRTMAEGGDPGRGLHLAVGDIEVTETEARTQAAVVLLADVSFSMAAEGRWVPMKRTALALHHLVSTRFRGDRLQLVTFGRYAQSMDIGELTALPALREQGTNLHHGLLLAGRFFRQHPSMQPVLLVVTDGEPTAHLLADGESWFCWPPDPETIRVTVAELDRLARAGTQATFFRLGDDPGLERFVRRLARRIDGRVVAPDTGDLGAAVVGEYLRAHFRGRYYDDDWAAGI; the protein is encoded by the coding sequence ATGACCCTGCACAACCGGTCCAGGTACGGCCGGTACGCCGGTGGTCCGGACCCGCTTGCCCCGCCGCTGGACCTGGCAGAGGCGCTTGACGCGATCGCCGAAGACGTCATGGCAGGCTACTCACCCCGGCACGCCCTGCAGGAGTTCCTGCGGCGCGGCGGCCGGGACCGCGAAGGGCTCGACAACCTGGCCCGGCGCGTCCAGCAGCGACGGAGTGAACTGCTGGGCCGGCACCGGCTGGACGGCACCCTCAACGAGGTCAAGAAGCTGCTCGACGCCGCGGTGCTGGAAGAGCGCAAGCAGCTCGCCCGCGACGCCATGATGGACAACACCGAGCGCGCCTTCCGCGAGATGCAGCTGCAGAACCTGCCCCAATCCACGGCGGCGGCGGTCAACGAACTGGCCTCCTACGACTGGCAGTCGAGCAGCGCCCGGGAAGCCTATGACAGGATCAAGGACCTGCTGGGCCGTGAAGTCCTTGACCAGCGGTTTGCCGGTATGAAGCAGGCGCTCGAAAACGCAACCGACGAAGACCGCGAAGCCGTCAGCGAGATGCTGCGCGACCTCAACGAACTGCTCGGCAAGCACCGACGCGGCGAGGATACCGACGCGGATTTCCGCGAGTTCATGGCCAAGCACGGTGGCTTCTTCCCGGAGAATCCGCAGTCCGTCGAGGAACTGGTGGACGCCCTCGCCAAGCGCGCGGCCGCAGCCCAGCGGCTCCTGCAATCGATGTCCGCCGAACAGCGCGAGGAGCTGATGCGGCTATCCGCCCAGGCGTTCGGCTCGGCCGAACTCATGGCCCAGCTCAATCAGCTCGACGACAGCCTGCGCGCGCTGCGCCCCGGCGAGGACTGGAACGGCTCCGAGCGCTTCGGGGGCCAGGAAGGACTTGGCTTGGGCGATGGCACCGGCGTGCTGCAGGACATCGCGGAGCTCGACGAGCTGTCCGAACAGCTCTCCCAGCACTACAACGGGTCCACCCTCGACGACCTGGACCTGGATGCCCTGGCCCGCCAGCTCGGGCAGAACGCCGCCGTGACGGCCCGCACCCTCGCAGAGATCGAGCGGGCCATGCAGGACGGCGGCTACCTGCGGCGCGGGGCCGACGGTGACCTCAGGCTGTCACCCCAGGCCATGCGGCGGCTCGGGAAATCGCTGCTGCGGGACACCGCCAAGCAACTGTCCGGCCGGCAGGGCGGGCGGGACACACGCGTCGCCGGGGCGGCGGGCGAGCAGACCGGCTCCAGCCGGCAGTGGGAGTTCGGGGACGCCGAGCCGTGGGACGTCACCCGCACCATGACCAACGCCATCCGGCGCACCATGGCCGAGGGCGGTGATCCGGGCCGGGGACTGCACCTCGCCGTCGGCGATATCGAGGTGACGGAGACGGAGGCCCGGACCCAGGCCGCCGTCGTCCTCCTTGCCGACGTGTCATTCTCGATGGCGGCAGAGGGGCGGTGGGTGCCGATGAAACGCACGGCGCTCGCCCTGCACCACCTCGTCTCGACCCGGTTCCGCGGCGACCGGCTGCAGCTGGTCACGTTCGGGCGTTATGCGCAGTCCATGGACATCGGCGAGCTCACGGCCCTGCCGGCCCTGCGGGAACAGGGAACCAACCTGCACCACGGTCTGCTGCTGGCCGGACGATTCTTCCGCCAGCACCCGTCGATGCAGCCTGTCCTGCTCGTGGTGACCGACGGCGAGCCCACCGCCCACCTGCTGGCCGATGGCGAGTCGTGGTTCTGCTGGCCGCCGGACCCGGAGACCATCCGCGTCACGGTCGCTGAGCTGGACCGGCTGGCGCGTGCCGGCACGCAGGCCACGTTCTTCAGGCTCGGCGATGACCCGGGGCTTGAACGGTTCGTGAGGCGGCTGGCCCGCCGGATCGACGGCCGGGTGGTGGCACCCGACACCGGGGACCTCGGCGCCGCCGTTGTGGGGGAGTACCTTCGCGCCCACTTCCGCGGCCGCTATTACGATGACGACTGGGCCGCCGGGATTTGA
- a CDS encoding alpha/beta fold hydrolase, with protein MTFTHGYAANGDLRMYYEVHGQSATDKPPLLLIPGGGSTIQTNFASIIPLLSAQRQVIAVDEEGHGRTAATGRPLTAENSAGDVLAVLDQLQLDSVDVLGFSAGGHTALSLAMQHPARVRRLIAASTFFSRDALPGEFWEGMKTATLDNMPAAYKDADRSLNPDPGHLERLFELDRQRIVGFPGWSEQDLGRITAPTLVLCADQDVMGPEHAVRMSRAIPRARLLIVPGGHGDYLGELAASDGDLQAMRATLPHLRRFLDS; from the coding sequence GTGACTTTCACCCATGGATACGCGGCTAACGGCGACCTGCGGATGTACTACGAGGTGCACGGCCAGTCGGCAACCGACAAACCGCCGCTGCTCCTCATTCCCGGCGGTGGCTCCACCATCCAGACGAACTTCGCCAGCATCATCCCGCTGCTGTCCGCCCAGCGGCAGGTGATCGCAGTTGACGAGGAGGGCCACGGACGAACCGCGGCGACCGGCCGGCCGCTCACCGCCGAAAACTCGGCCGGGGACGTCCTGGCGGTCCTCGACCAGCTGCAGCTGGACTCGGTGGACGTGCTCGGTTTCAGTGCCGGCGGCCACACTGCCCTTTCGCTTGCGATGCAGCACCCGGCCAGGGTGCGCCGCCTCATCGCCGCCTCCACATTCTTCAGCCGGGACGCATTGCCCGGCGAATTCTGGGAGGGCATGAAAACTGCCACGCTGGACAACATGCCGGCCGCCTACAAGGACGCCGACCGCAGCCTCAATCCAGACCCAGGGCACCTCGAGCGGCTTTTCGAGCTTGACCGGCAACGGATTGTCGGCTTCCCCGGCTGGTCCGAACAGGATCTCGGCAGGATCACCGCGCCAACCCTGGTACTTTGCGCCGACCAGGACGTCATGGGTCCCGAGCACGCCGTGCGGATGTCCCGCGCCATCCCCAGAGCCCGGCTCCTGATTGTGCCCGGCGGCCACGGCGACTACCTCGGCGAACTCGCCGCCAGCGACGGCGACCTGCAGGCCATGCGCGCGACCCTTCCGCACCTTCGGCGCTTCCTCGATTCGTAG